The following are encoded together in the Streptomyces tsukubensis genome:
- a CDS encoding mandelate racemase/muconate lactonizing enzyme family protein, with amino-acid sequence MRITGISTHVVGTPWRNLTYVQVHTDEGVTGVGETRMLGRTDALIGYLREAEQNHLLGSDPFAVEDLVRRMKYGDYGRAGEIVMSGIACVEMACWDIKGKALGVPVWQLLGGKVTDRVKAYANGWYTVERTPEAFHAAAEKVVARGYRALKLDPFGTGHFELDHEETLRSIALVEAVRDAIGPEAELLVEMHGRFSPSTAVRLAHELEPFRPSWLEEPVPPENLKALAKVAEKTRLPIATGERIHDRIEFRELFESQAADIIQPDVGHLGGILETRKLAATAETHYMMIAPHNVGGSVLTAASLQVAGCTPNFKILEHFNDFADAEIKKVVKGAPEVVDGYFELPRTPGLGVELDTDAAAEFPQRQAKFDLWAEGWEKRDPKRAAGAGA; translated from the coding sequence GCATCACGGGAATCAGTACGCACGTGGTGGGGACACCGTGGCGCAATCTCACCTACGTCCAGGTGCACACCGACGAGGGCGTCACCGGGGTCGGCGAGACCCGGATGCTCGGGCGCACGGACGCGCTCATCGGCTACCTGCGGGAAGCGGAACAGAACCACCTCCTCGGCTCCGACCCCTTCGCCGTAGAGGACCTGGTCCGCAGGATGAAGTACGGCGACTACGGGCGGGCGGGCGAGATCGTCATGTCCGGCATCGCCTGCGTCGAGATGGCCTGCTGGGACATCAAAGGCAAGGCCCTCGGCGTCCCGGTCTGGCAGTTGCTGGGCGGGAAGGTCACCGACAGGGTCAAGGCGTACGCCAACGGCTGGTACACCGTCGAGCGCACCCCCGAGGCGTTCCACGCGGCGGCGGAGAAGGTCGTCGCACGGGGCTATCGCGCGCTGAAGCTCGACCCGTTCGGCACCGGGCACTTCGAGCTCGACCACGAGGAGACCCTGCGTTCGATCGCGCTGGTCGAGGCGGTCAGGGACGCCATCGGGCCCGAGGCCGAACTGCTGGTGGAGATGCACGGCAGGTTCAGCCCCTCGACCGCCGTGCGGCTCGCCCACGAACTCGAACCGTTCCGGCCCTCGTGGCTGGAGGAGCCGGTGCCTCCGGAGAATCTGAAGGCGCTCGCCAAGGTCGCGGAGAAGACCCGGCTGCCCATCGCGACCGGTGAACGCATCCACGACCGCATCGAGTTCAGGGAGCTCTTCGAGTCGCAGGCCGCGGACATCATCCAGCCGGACGTGGGCCACCTCGGCGGCATCCTGGAGACCCGGAAGCTCGCCGCGACGGCGGAGACCCACTACATGATGATCGCCCCGCACAATGTGGGCGGTTCCGTGCTGACCGCCGCCTCCCTCCAAGTGGCGGGATGCACCCCCAACTTCAAGATCCTTGAGCACTTCAACGACTTCGCGGACGCGGAGATCAAGAAGGTCGTCAAGGGCGCGCCCGAGGTCGTCGACGGTTACTTCGAGCTGCCGCGGACCCCCGGTCTCGGCGTCGAGCTGGACACGGACGCGGCGGCCGAGTTCCCGCAGCGTCAGGCCAAGTTCGACCTCTGGGCCGAGGGCTGGGAGAAGCGGGACCCGAAGCGCGCCGCAGGCGCGGGCGCGTGA